One stretch of Arachis duranensis cultivar V14167 chromosome 1, aradu.V14167.gnm2.J7QH, whole genome shotgun sequence DNA includes these proteins:
- the LOC107496669 gene encoding pathogen-associated molecular patterns-induced protein A70: protein MAEPTASVTLLIASWLTPSSLFIFVNLVIGTIAITSRFTSSPNNRIQEHELQHPFTRSPSLLQRVRSFRLTHQYTYDTTPSTAEPGEFTQPQLVRTSSLLERVRSFNFSLHKHETTETSHAEKTDHNQSQAQAQAQTNQPESEEPEKPKEVPQLRRTPSLLQRLQSMNFSRLYRGEEEPEPAEASGSGSDPSRKDAEMRKSASERGHSERVEDEESVERRRPATTRESTGEDEEVDAKADDFINRFKKQLRLQRVDSILRYREMLRGN from the coding sequence ATGGCAGAACCAACAGCTTCAGTGACGCTTCTCATAGCCAGCTGGTTAACACCTTCTTCCCTCTTCATCTTTGTCAACCTCGTCATTGGCACCATTGCCATCACCTCCCGCTTCACCTCCTCCCCCAACAACCGAATTCAAGAACATGAACTCCAACACCCTTTCACTCGCTCACCCTCCCTCCTGCAACGAGTCAGATCCTTCAGACTCACTCATCAATACACCTACGACACAACGCCGAGTACTGCCGAACCCGGCGAGTTCACTCAGCCTCAACTCGTTCGAACATCCTCGCTTTTGGAACGagtcaggtccttcaatttcagcctcCACAAACACGAAACCACGGAAACATCACATGCAGAAAAAACAGATCATAACCAGTCCCAGGCCCAGGCCCAGGCCCAAACCAACCAACCGGAATCCGAAGAGCCGGAGAAACCGAAAGAAGTACCGCAGCTGAGACGAACTCCGTCGCTGTTGCAGCGCCTTCAGTCTATGAACTTCTCGCGCCTCtacagaggagaagaagaacccGAACCAGCCGAGGCAAGTGGTTCGGGTTCGGATCCGAGTCGGAAGGATGCTGAGATGAGGAAATCAGCGAGCGAGAGGGGGCATAGCGAGCGGGTGGAGGATGAGGAGTCGGTGGAGAGGCGGAGGCCGGCGACGACGAGGGAGTCGACGGGTGAAGACGAGGAGGTGGACGCGAAAGCGGACGATTTCATAAACAGGTTCAAGAAGCAGCTGAGGCTGCAGAGGGTTGATTCCATTCTCCGTTACAGAGAGATGCTCAGAGGAAACTGA